Part of the Kiritimatiellia bacterium genome, ATCGCGCGCTTGCGCTGATTCGCCGCGCCGCCGATCAGATCGGCGCGGAGCGGTTGATGCTCGGCACCTCCTGTTCGTTGCTGCATGTGCCGATTGATCTCGACGCAGAGACCGCACTTGATCCGGAGCTGAGGTCCTGGATGGCGTTCGCGAAACAGAAGTGCGCGGAACTTCGACTGCTCGCCGACGCGTTCGAGGGACGCGCGGACCCGCACGCGCTCGAGTCGAACCGCGCGGCGTGGGCGTCGCGCCGGGCAAGCCCGCGCGCGGTACGCAGCGACGTCCGTACGCGCCTTGCGGCGATCACACCGGAGATGGCCCGCCGCGCCTCACCCTTCAGCGTCCGCCGCCGCGCGCAACAGCAGGCGCTCCGGTTGCCGCTGCTGCCAACGACCACCATCGGCAGCTTTCCCCAGACCGCGGAAATCCGCGCCGCCCGCGCGCGGTGGCGCTCTGGCTCGCTCTCCGAGGCCGACTACACCGCCGCGATGCGCGGATTTGTGCGCGACGTGATCCGCCGCCAGGAGGAGCTGGACCTCGACGTGCTCGTGCACGGGGAGCCCGAACGCAACGACATGGTCGAATACTTCGGCGAACAGCTCGACGGCTTCTGCTTCACCCGCAACGGCTGGGTGCAGAGCTACGGCAGCCGCTGCGTGAAGCCGCCCGTGATCTATGGCGACGTCGCGCGCAGCCGCCCGATGACGGTCGAATGGATTCGCTACGCGCAGTCGCTCAGCTCGCGCCCGGTCAAGGGCATGTTGACGGGGCCCGTCACGATTCTGTGCTGGAGCTTCGTGCGCGACGACCAGCCCCGCGCGGACACCTGCCGGCAGATCGCGCTCGCGATCCGGGACGAAGTGCTCGACCTCGAGCGTGCCGGCATCCGGGTGATCCAGATTGACGAGCCCGCGTTCCGCGAGGGCGCGCCGCTGCGCACGTCAGACTGGCCGGCCTATTTCGAGTGGGCGGCGGAGGCGTTCCGGCTGGCAGCCGCCGGCGTACGGGACGAGACGCAGATCCACACCCACATGTGCTACAGCGAGTTCAACGAGATCCTGCCGTGGATCGCCGAGATGGACGCGGACGTGATCAGCATCGAGGCCAGCCGCAGCCGAATGGAGCTGCTGGCCGCCTTCCGGCGCCACGGCTATCCGAACGACGTCGGCCCCGGGGTCTACGACATTCACAGCCCGCGCGTACCCTCGGAAGAAGAGATCCTGGAGCTGCTGCGCCGTGCGCTGGAGGTGATCCCGCC contains:
- the metE gene encoding 5-methyltetrahydropteroyltriglutamate--homocysteine S-methyltransferase codes for the protein MLTHTLGFPRIGLHRELKRAQEAFWKGELDEASLFEVARELRLRHWQLQQAAGVDLVPVGDFSLYDHVLDHAAMLGAVPERFGPPPPRVDTTLYFRMARGDHNAAAMEMTKWFDTNYHYIVPEFRPGMTFRLSTTRLFDELDEALAAGVRPKPVLLGPITFLHLGKSVEPTFDRWSLLAAVVAVYEQVLARLQARAEWIQIDEPVLALDLSPDILARFAPVYAKLKAAAGSARLLLATYFGGLGPHTDTVATLPVDAVHLDCVRAPDQVAALRGWLPERMWVSLGIVNGRNIWRVEADRALALIRRAADQIGAERLMLGTSCSLLHVPIDLDAETALDPELRSWMAFAKQKCAELRLLADAFEGRADPHALESNRAAWASRRASPRAVRSDVRTRLAAITPEMARRASPFSVRRRAQQQALRLPLLPTTTIGSFPQTAEIRAARARWRSGSLSEADYTAAMRGFVRDVIRRQEELDLDVLVHGEPERNDMVEYFGEQLDGFCFTRNGWVQSYGSRCVKPPVIYGDVARSRPMTVEWIRYAQSLSSRPVKGMLTGPVTILCWSFVRDDQPRADTCRQIALAIRDEVLDLERAGIRVIQIDEPAFREGAPLRTSDWPAYFEWAAEAFRLAAAGVRDETQIHTHMCYSEFNEILPWIAEMDADVISIEASRSRMELLAAFRRHGYPNDVGPGVYDIHSPRVPSEEEILELLRRALEVIPPERLWVNPDCGLKTREWPETTASLRNMVAAAKRLRRELQR